In Deinococcus sp. HSC-46F16, the following are encoded in one genomic region:
- a CDS encoding L-glutamate gamma-semialdehyde dehydrogenase translates to MTNTLLEGFLPFEHEPYFAFGQPEVAERQRAAYRAVREKYVGQGFPLYIGGRAVEADGTFEVRNPADTREVVWRFPKATPEQREEAIRCAVEAFEDWRFSDPLQRATIFKRAAELLRARRMEFNAVMGLENGKNWAEADGEVAECVDHFEVFARETLKWAQGKPVYPMPDEHVTTVYEPLGVVVTISPWNFPAAIPLGMSLGAIAAGNTVIWKPASETPLSSLLLVELLYEAGLPRNVIQFLTGTDEVLGDPLVDHKDVRMIAFTGSKEIGCRIYERAARVGPGQRWLKRVIAEMGGKDPTVVCADGDIDAAALGIVQSAFGYAGQKCSACSRVIAEESVYDELLEKVVRLAGELKVGSPEENGAIGPVIHAGSAERIMEYVARGKQSARLVLGGERADAGEAEGGYVQPTIFADVDPKDPLFQEEIFGPVLSFTKARDWEHAIALANDSEYGLTAAFYSRDPRKIEEARRRIHVGNLYVNRKCTGALSGTHAFGGYGMSGTNAKVGGPDYLFWFVQTKTVAQKY, encoded by the coding sequence ATGACGAACACGCTACTGGAGGGCTTCCTCCCCTTTGAACACGAGCCGTATTTCGCCTTCGGTCAGCCGGAGGTGGCGGAGCGGCAGCGGGCAGCGTACCGCGCGGTGCGGGAGAAGTACGTCGGTCAGGGCTTCCCGCTCTACATCGGCGGGCGGGCGGTGGAGGCCGACGGCACCTTCGAGGTCCGCAACCCCGCCGACACCCGCGAGGTGGTGTGGCGCTTTCCGAAGGCGACCCCCGAGCAGCGCGAGGAGGCGATTCGCTGCGCTGTAGAGGCGTTTGAGGACTGGCGCTTTTCCGATCCCCTCCAGCGGGCCACCATCTTCAAGCGGGCGGCGGAGCTGCTGCGGGCGCGGCGGATGGAATTCAACGCGGTGATGGGCCTGGAAAACGGCAAGAACTGGGCCGAGGCCGACGGTGAGGTGGCCGAGTGCGTGGACCACTTTGAGGTCTTCGCCCGCGAAACGCTGAAGTGGGCGCAGGGCAAGCCCGTCTACCCGATGCCCGACGAGCACGTCACGACCGTGTATGAACCGCTGGGCGTGGTCGTGACCATCAGCCCCTGGAACTTTCCGGCGGCGATTCCGCTGGGCATGAGCCTGGGCGCCATCGCGGCGGGCAACACCGTGATCTGGAAGCCCGCCTCCGAGACGCCGCTGTCGAGCCTGCTGCTGGTCGAGCTGCTGTACGAGGCGGGATTGCCCCGGAACGTGATCCAGTTCCTGACCGGCACGGACGAGGTGCTGGGTGACCCCCTGGTGGACCACAAGGATGTCCGCATGATCGCCTTTACCGGTTCCAAGGAGATCGGCTGCCGCATCTACGAGCGGGCCGCCCGCGTGGGGCCAGGGCAGCGCTGGCTCAAGCGCGTGATCGCGGAGATGGGCGGCAAGGACCCCACGGTGGTGTGCGCCGACGGCGACATCGACGCGGCGGCACTGGGCATCGTGCAGTCGGCCTTCGGATACGCCGGGCAGAAGTGCTCAGCCTGCTCGCGCGTGATCGCGGAAGAGAGCGTATACGACGAGCTGCTGGAAAAGGTCGTGCGGCTCGCGGGGGAGCTGAAGGTCGGCTCGCCGGAAGAGAACGGGGCGATTGGCCCAGTCATCCACGCGGGGAGCGCCGAGCGGATCATGGAGTACGTTGCACGGGGCAAGCAGAGCGCCCGGCTGGTGCTGGGCGGCGAGCGGGCGGACGCGGGCGAGGCCGAGGGCGGTTATGTCCAGCCCACCATCTTTGCGGACGTGGACCCGAAAGACCCCCTCTTTCAGGAGGAGATCTTCGGCCCGGTCCTGAGCTTCACCAAGGCCCGCGACTGGGAGCACGCCATCGCGCTGGCGAACGACTCCGAGTACGGCCTGACCGCCGCCTTCTACAGCCGCGACCCGCGCAAGATCGAGGAAGCGCGGCGGCGCATCCACGTCGGGAACCTCTACGTGAACCGCAAGTGCACGGGGGCCTTGAGCGGCACCCACGCCTTCGGCGGCTACGGCATGAGCGGCACGAACGCGAAGGTGGGCGGGCCGGACTACCTGTTCTGGTTCGTGCAGACGAAGACGGTGGCGCAGAAGTACTGA
- a CDS encoding aminotransferase class III-fold pyridoxal phosphate-dependent enzyme, whose product MTDSSVFYRSRKPYPTAVRGEGVYLYDAGGRRWLDGSSGALVANIGHGRPEVAEAMARQARTLPFVHGSQFTSDVLEEYAARLTAFLGLPGFRFWAVSGGSEANESAIKLARQYHVERGEPERYKVITRVPSYHGASLGALAASGMGARRAMYAPLMNEAAWPKMPKPDPTLSGEDDAERLRAVLEEAGPSSVAAFICEPVVGASDAALAPNPGYHARIAEICREHGVLFIADEVMSGMGRCGSPLAVRLGGDVTPDLVVLGKGLAAGYAPLAGLAASPETYRTVMEGSGAFQHGFTYAGHPVSVAAGLSVLDIVEREALPERAREQGKRLLAGLRDLQGRHPSVLEVRGHGLLLGVVLGDPRTGEACTAPGLAGRVAAAAWERGLITYPGTGAVDGTRGDHLLLGPPLSITDGEVDEMLAALDGALGTAG is encoded by the coding sequence GTGACCGACTCCAGCGTCTTCTACCGTTCGCGCAAGCCCTATCCGACCGCCGTGCGGGGAGAGGGGGTGTACCTCTACGACGCGGGCGGGCGGCGCTGGCTCGACGGCTCGTCGGGAGCGCTGGTGGCGAATATCGGGCACGGGCGCCCGGAGGTCGCCGAGGCGATGGCGCGGCAGGCCCGCACGCTGCCCTTCGTCCACGGCTCGCAGTTCACCTCGGACGTGCTGGAGGAGTACGCGGCGCGGCTGACGGCCTTCCTGGGGCTGCCGGGCTTCCGCTTCTGGGCCGTCTCGGGCGGCTCGGAGGCGAACGAGAGCGCGATCAAGCTGGCGCGGCAGTACCACGTCGAGCGCGGCGAGCCGGAGCGGTACAAGGTCATCACGCGGGTGCCGAGCTACCACGGCGCCTCGCTGGGAGCGCTCGCGGCGTCGGGGATGGGGGCACGTCGGGCGATGTACGCCCCCCTGATGAACGAGGCCGCGTGGCCCAAGATGCCCAAGCCTGACCCTACCCTCTCCGGCGAGGACGACGCCGAGCGGCTGCGGGCGGTGCTGGAGGAGGCGGGGCCTTCGAGTGTCGCCGCCTTTATCTGCGAGCCCGTCGTGGGCGCATCGGATGCCGCGCTGGCCCCGAATCCGGGCTATCACGCCCGCATCGCGGAGATTTGCCGGGAGCACGGCGTCCTCTTCATCGCCGATGAGGTCATGAGCGGCATGGGCCGCTGCGGCTCACCGCTGGCGGTACGGCTGGGGGGAGACGTGACCCCGGACCTCGTGGTGCTGGGCAAGGGACTGGCGGCCGGATATGCGCCGCTGGCGGGACTGGCCGCCTCGCCGGAGACTTACCGCACGGTGATGGAGGGGTCGGGCGCCTTCCAGCACGGCTTCACCTACGCCGGGCACCCGGTCAGCGTGGCGGCGGGGCTCAGCGTGCTGGACATCGTGGAGCGCGAGGCACTGCCGGAGCGGGCGCGGGAGCAGGGGAAGCGGCTGCTGGCGGGCCTGCGCGACCTCCAGGGCCGTCATCCCAGCGTGCTGGAGGTGCGCGGGCACGGCCTGTTGCTGGGCGTGGTGCTGGGTGATCCCCGGACGGGCGAGGCTTGCACGGCACCGGGCCTCGCCGGACGGGTGGCGGCGGCGGCGTGGGAGCGCGGGCTGATCACCTACCCGGGCACGGGGGCTGTGGACGGCACGCGCGGCGACCACCTGCTGCTGGGGCCGCCGCTGAGCATCACGGACGGCGAGGTCGACGAGATGCTCGCGGCGCTGGACGGGGCGCTGGGGACGGCGGGCTGA
- a CDS encoding DUF4259 domain-containing protein produces MNLWGPGAFDNEVGAAFAQEVAQDGAFALAEAFDVALDPDTDFLAAEEGWRTLAAAEVLAAALTGDTSRLTDAGLRAWVAGADTAELEGLREVAHAAVSRVLVGDSELPDLWADAGDEAAWRTEVERVRGALG; encoded by the coding sequence GTGAACCTCTGGGGACCCGGTGCATTCGACAATGAAGTCGGCGCGGCGTTCGCGCAGGAAGTGGCACAAGACGGCGCCTTCGCCCTGGCCGAGGCCTTCGACGTGGCCCTCGACCCCGACACCGACTTCCTCGCCGCCGAGGAAGGCTGGCGCACCCTGGCCGCCGCCGAGGTGCTGGCCGCTGCGCTGACGGGCGACACCTCCCGCCTCACCGACGCGGGGCTGCGGGCCTGGGTCGCCGGAGCCGACACCGCCGAACTGGAGGGCCTGCGCGAGGTAGCCCACGCCGCCGTCTCGCGCGTCCTCGTCGGGGACAGCGAACTTCCCGACCTGTGGGCCGACGCCGGGGACGAGGCGGCGTGGCGGACCGAGGTAGAGCGGGTGCGGGGGGCGCTGGGCTGA
- a CDS encoding DinB family protein, whose product MTDPQPDRNERAQLAFARLLPKLFRGGQAFVGVEAALSGLDADAAARRPDGLPHSVAELVAHVNWWNRWMLDIIEMGESLPYPAHAADTWPTVTPQDWPRVKAEFYELLARVDTHTARPDLANPVNHDETIGELLADFALHTAHHFGQVVTVRQALGAWPPPGGGDTW is encoded by the coding sequence ATGACCGACCCCCAACCCGACCGCAACGAGCGTGCCCAGCTCGCCTTCGCCCGGCTGCTGCCCAAGCTGTTCCGGGGCGGGCAGGCCTTTGTGGGCGTGGAGGCGGCGCTGAGCGGCCTGGACGCCGACGCCGCTGCCCGCCGCCCGGACGGGCTGCCGCATTCGGTGGCCGAGCTGGTGGCCCACGTGAACTGGTGGAACCGCTGGATGCTCGACATCATCGAGATGGGAGAGAGCCTCCCCTACCCCGCCCACGCCGCCGACACCTGGCCCACCGTGACCCCGCAGGACTGGCCGCGCGTGAAAGCCGAGTTCTACGAGCTGCTCGCGCGGGTGGACACCCACACCGCCCGCCCGGACCTCGCCAACCCGGTCAACCACGACGAAACCATCGGGGAGCTGCTGGCCGACTTCGCTCTGCACACGGCCCACCACTTCGGGCAGGTGGTCACCGTGCGGCAGGCGTTGGGGGCGTGGCCGCCTCCGGGGGGGGGGGACACGTGGTAG
- a CDS encoding nucleoside deaminase codes for MTASHRSYLQEALALAREAQAAGSSPVGAVLVNAEGDIIGRGRNRVGEAQTPEHVGAASVAHAEMDLFFAAGKLRDPETLTLYTSLEPCLMCGGASALLGVGRVVWATDDPWGGSGRLIKWSDHPAMQETQVLPCPDPELEAEGARLFAPEAKRAFPDEGWALWRERYPAETAGVE; via the coding sequence ATGACGGCCTCCCACCGCAGCTACCTTCAGGAAGCCCTGGCCCTGGCGCGTGAGGCGCAGGCTGCGGGCAGCTCGCCCGTCGGCGCCGTGCTGGTCAATGCCGAGGGCGACATCATCGGCCGGGGCCGCAACCGCGTCGGCGAGGCCCAGACGCCCGAGCATGTGGGGGCCGCCAGCGTGGCGCACGCCGAGATGGACCTCTTTTTCGCGGCGGGAAAGCTGAGGGACCCCGAGACGCTGACCCTCTACACCAGCCTGGAACCCTGCCTGATGTGCGGCGGCGCCTCCGCCCTGCTGGGGGTCGGCCGGGTCGTGTGGGCCACCGACGACCCCTGGGGCGGCTCGGGCCGGTTGATCAAGTGGAGCGACCACCCCGCCATGCAGGAGACCCAGGTGCTGCCCTGCCCCGACCCCGAACTGGAGGCCGAGGGCGCCCGCCTCTTCGCGCCCGAGGCCAAACGCGCCTTTCCGGACGAGGGCTGGGCGCTGTGGCGCGAGCGTTACCCCGCTGAAACGGCGGGGGTGGAATGA
- a CDS encoding long-chain fatty acid--CoA ligase, which yields MHRPWLSHYEEGVPHEFTPTNDTLPDLLRRAAQAYPERTALTFLGAKTTYRALWGQVTAFAAALQRIGIQPGERVSLMLPNCPQFVVGFYGALLAGATVVNTSPLYTPHELQHQLQDSGSETLILLDAFYPRYEQIAGTVPVQRVIVTGIQDALPFPKNVLYPLKARREGTWVNVKAGGSVYSLPQLVRQEGTPEAVTLRPDDVALLQYTGGTTGVPKGAMLTHHNLVANAEQARAWMTDLKDGHEVTLAAIPFFHVYGMTVAMNLSLLIGATIVLVPNARDIKMVLSQIGASGATLFPGVPTLYNAINHHPDTPKHDLTSIRACISGSAPLLLETARQFRQITGGANLVEGYGLTEASPITHTNPIFGDQREGSIGLPFPGVDAVVMGEDGQAVPTGEVGELWVSGPMVMKGYYGRPDETEKVLREWQGQTWLLTGDMAVMDDDGYFRIVDRKKDLIIAGGFNIYPREVEEVLTAHPAVLEAAAVGVPDEYRGESVHAVVVLKPGQEATEADIIAHCRRELSAYKAPRSVEFRAELPKTAVGKVLRRQLADEAKAARQQPA from the coding sequence ATGCACAGACCCTGGCTGTCCCATTACGAAGAAGGTGTGCCGCACGAGTTCACGCCGACCAACGACACCCTGCCTGACCTGTTGCGCCGCGCGGCGCAGGCCTACCCGGAGCGCACCGCCCTGACCTTCCTGGGGGCGAAGACGACCTACCGGGCGCTGTGGGGACAGGTCACGGCCTTTGCGGCGGCGCTCCAGAGAATCGGGATTCAGCCCGGCGAGCGCGTCAGCCTGATGCTGCCCAACTGCCCGCAGTTCGTGGTGGGCTTTTACGGGGCGCTGCTCGCCGGGGCCACGGTGGTCAACACCAGCCCGCTCTACACCCCGCACGAGCTGCAGCACCAGCTTCAGGACAGCGGCAGTGAAACGCTGATCCTGCTGGACGCCTTTTACCCGCGCTACGAACAGATTGCCGGGACGGTCCCGGTGCAGCGGGTGATCGTGACCGGGATTCAGGACGCGCTGCCCTTTCCGAAAAACGTGCTCTACCCGCTCAAGGCCCGCCGCGAGGGGACGTGGGTGAACGTGAAGGCCGGGGGGTCGGTGTACTCGCTGCCCCAGCTCGTGCGGCAGGAGGGCACCCCGGAGGCCGTCACCCTGCGCCCCGACGACGTGGCCCTCCTCCAGTACACGGGCGGCACGACCGGCGTGCCCAAGGGCGCGATGCTGACCCACCACAACCTCGTGGCGAACGCCGAACAGGCCCGCGCATGGATGACCGACCTGAAAGACGGGCATGAGGTCACGCTGGCGGCCATTCCCTTCTTCCACGTCTACGGGATGACGGTGGCGATGAACCTCAGCCTCTTGATCGGGGCGACCATCGTGCTGGTGCCCAATGCGCGGGACATCAAGATGGTGCTCTCTCAGATCGGCGCGAGCGGGGCGACCCTCTTTCCCGGCGTGCCGACCCTGTACAACGCGATCAACCACCACCCCGACACCCCCAAGCACGACCTGACCAGCATCCGCGCGTGCATCAGCGGGTCGGCCCCGCTGCTGCTGGAAACCGCGCGGCAGTTCCGGCAGATCACCGGGGGCGCCAATCTGGTGGAGGGCTACGGCCTGACCGAGGCCAGCCCCATCACGCACACCAACCCGATTTTCGGCGACCAGCGCGAGGGCAGCATCGGCCTGCCCTTCCCCGGCGTGGACGCCGTGGTCATGGGCGAGGATGGCCAGGCCGTGCCGACCGGCGAGGTGGGCGAGCTGTGGGTGTCCGGCCCGATGGTCATGAAGGGGTACTATGGCCGCCCCGACGAGACCGAGAAGGTGCTGCGCGAGTGGCAGGGCCAGACCTGGCTGCTGACGGGCGACATGGCGGTGATGGACGACGACGGGTACTTCCGCATCGTGGACCGCAAGAAGGACCTGATTATCGCCGGGGGGTTTAACATCTACCCGCGCGAGGTCGAGGAAGTGCTGACCGCCCACCCCGCCGTGCTGGAAGCCGCCGCCGTGGGCGTGCCCGATGAATACCGGGGCGAGAGCGTGCATGCGGTCGTGGTGCTCAAGCCGGGGCAGGAGGCGACCGAGGCCGACATCATCGCCCACTGCCGCCGCGAACTCAGCGCGTACAAGGCGCCCCGCAGCGTGGAGTTCCGCGCCGAACTGCCCAAGACGGCGGTGGGCAAGGTGCTGCGCCGCCAGCTCGCGGACGAGGCGAAGGCGGCCCGGCAGCAGCCCGCCTGA
- a CDS encoding DUF4180 domain-containing protein, whose protein sequence is MKDEPRVKTAGELGVSVQSLPDVFHLIGAAWGLDGLILTAADLGPEFFQLRSGLAGELFQKLTNYGLRTALILPDFAAHGERFAELAHEHAAHPLIRFVRTEAEARAWLGASAAP, encoded by the coding sequence ATGAAGGACGAACCTCGGGTCAAGACGGCGGGGGAACTGGGCGTGAGTGTCCAGAGCCTGCCCGACGTCTTCCACCTGATCGGCGCTGCCTGGGGCCTGGACGGGCTGATCCTCACCGCAGCGGACCTCGGCCCGGAGTTCTTCCAGCTTCGCAGCGGGCTGGCGGGCGAACTCTTCCAGAAGCTCACCAACTATGGCCTCCGCACGGCGCTGATCCTGCCGGACTTCGCCGCCCACGGCGAACGCTTCGCCGAACTCGCCCACGAACACGCCGCCCACCCCCTGATTCGTTTCGTTCGCACCGAGGCCGAAGCGCGGGCATGGCTCGGGGCCAGCGCCGCGCCCTAG
- a CDS encoding M55 family metallopeptidase yields MKVVISVDMEGVCGVASWVQVSPPEFGGLVNGAEYQAARTQMTLEAAAAAEGALAAGATGVLVNDSHDTMRNLLPELLPRGVRFTTGNDKPLSMVQGVQEEGVGALLFVGYHARAGSVRGPLAHTWNGFLRDVRINGRSTGEYGLNALVAGHYGVPVVFAAGDDVALAEITAELGEGVVIMPVKEGLSTFAAVHLHPQEARERIREAAERAVRGAAGATPYTTRWPAHAELRFDHQARADQCERVPGVTRVDAETVAWESGDALHLFGMFRMLARVAEVKLNA; encoded by the coding sequence ATGAAGGTCGTGATCAGCGTGGACATGGAGGGCGTGTGCGGGGTGGCGAGCTGGGTCCAGGTCAGCCCGCCCGAGTTTGGGGGCCTGGTGAACGGGGCCGAGTACCAGGCTGCCCGTACCCAGATGACGCTGGAGGCGGCAGCGGCAGCCGAGGGTGCACTGGCCGCAGGCGCGACGGGCGTGCTGGTCAACGACTCGCACGACACGATGCGCAACCTCCTGCCCGAGTTGCTGCCGCGCGGCGTGCGCTTCACGACCGGGAACGACAAGCCGCTGAGCATGGTTCAGGGCGTGCAGGAGGAGGGCGTGGGGGCGCTCCTGTTCGTGGGCTACCACGCGCGGGCGGGCAGCGTGCGCGGGCCGCTGGCGCACACCTGGAACGGCTTTCTTCGGGACGTGCGGATCAACGGCCGCTCCACGGGCGAGTACGGCCTGAACGCGCTCGTCGCCGGACATTACGGGGTGCCCGTGGTGTTCGCTGCCGGGGATGACGTGGCACTGGCCGAGATCACGGCGGAACTGGGCGAAGGGGTGGTCATCATGCCCGTTAAGGAGGGGCTGAGCACCTTTGCCGCCGTCCACCTCCACCCGCAGGAGGCCCGCGAGCGCATCCGGGAAGCCGCCGAGCGGGCGGTGCGTGGGGCGGCGGGGGCCACGCCGTACACGACCCGCTGGCCTGCCCATGCCGAACTGCGCTTCGACCATCAGGCCCGCGCCGATCAGTGCGAGCGGGTGCCCGGCGTGACGCGGGTGGACGCCGAGACGGTGGCCTGGGAGAGCGGGGACGCGCTGCACCTCTTCGGCATGTTCCGGATGCTGGCACGGGTGGCGGAGGTCAAGCTAAACGCCTGA
- a CDS encoding ribokinase translates to MTLLVVGSVNADLTVQAPHIPAPGETVLGGDVRVSPGGKGANQAVAAALAGARVTLCGAVGADSFREAALRGLTRAGVDLGGLHTLDAPTGLALITVAQGGENAITVASGANARMTPGHLPADLPPFTHLLLQGELPAGVTREAARRAHAAGLTVLLNAAPVQAPDPELLAHVTHLLVNETELAALAPSGGEVEAQARALLATGPQAITVTLGARGSLTVTGTEAYALPALPVTPVDTTGAGDTFAGVLAAGLVAGLPLPEALRAAGAAASLACTRPGAQDAMPTREEIQANLR, encoded by the coding sequence ATGACCCTGCTCGTGGTCGGCAGCGTGAATGCCGACCTGACCGTGCAGGCGCCCCACATCCCTGCCCCCGGCGAGACGGTCCTGGGCGGCGACGTGCGCGTCTCGCCCGGCGGCAAGGGTGCAAATCAGGCGGTCGCGGCGGCGCTGGCCGGAGCGCGGGTGACCCTGTGCGGAGCGGTCGGCGCCGACTCCTTCCGCGAGGCGGCCCTGCGCGGCCTGACGCGGGCGGGCGTGGACCTCGGCGGGCTGCACACGCTGGACGCGCCCACGGGCCTCGCCCTGATCACGGTGGCCCAGGGCGGCGAGAACGCGATCACGGTGGCGAGCGGCGCCAATGCGCGGATGACGCCTGGGCATCTGCCCGCCGACCTCCCCCCCTTCACCCACCTGCTTCTGCAAGGCGAGCTGCCCGCCGGGGTGACCCGCGAGGCGGCGCGGCGGGCGCACGCGGCGGGATTGACCGTGCTCCTCAACGCGGCTCCCGTGCAGGCGCCCGATCCTGAACTGCTTGCCCACGTCACGCACCTGCTGGTCAACGAAACCGAACTCGCCGCCCTCGCCCCCAGTGGGGGAGAGGTGGAGGCCCAGGCCCGCGCCCTGCTGGCGACCGGACCGCAGGCCATCACCGTGACCCTGGGAGCGCGGGGCAGCCTGACGGTGACCGGAACGGAGGCGTATGCCCTTCCCGCTCTCCCCGTCACCCCCGTGGACACCACCGGGGCAGGGGACACCTTTGCGGGCGTGCTGGCCGCCGGGCTGGTCGCGGGGCTGCCCCTCCCGGAAGCGCTGCGGGCGGCGGGCGCAGCCGCTTCCCTGGCCTGCACCCGCCCCGGAGCGCAGGACGCGATGCCCACCCGCGAGGAGATT
- the map gene encoding type I methionyl aminopeptidase has translation MSRVALKSAREIEAMRRAGALVAETFRVLEPHVKPGATLADLDRLAEEHIRKNGAAPAYLGYGPKSNPFPGTICASVNEVICHGIPGPRELQEGDIIGVDIGVYMDGVYGDACYTYTVGPVRPEVQALVDTTRECLAAGLEQVRPGGRTGDIGHAIQTLAESRGFGVVREYTGHGIGKRLHEEPTIYHHGARYTGLKLQPGMVFTVEPMINLGRPETRLLSDGWTVITADKSPSAQFEHTVVVTAKGHEILTQ, from the coding sequence ATGAGCCGCGTCGCCCTGAAATCCGCCCGCGAGATCGAAGCCATGCGCCGCGCGGGGGCGCTCGTCGCCGAGACCTTCCGGGTGCTGGAGCCGCATGTGAAGCCCGGCGCGACCCTGGCCGACCTCGACCGCCTCGCGGAGGAGCACATCCGCAAGAACGGGGCCGCGCCCGCCTACCTGGGCTATGGCCCCAAGTCCAACCCCTTTCCCGGCACCATCTGCGCGTCCGTCAACGAGGTGATCTGTCACGGCATCCCCGGCCCGCGCGAGTTGCAGGAGGGGGACATCATCGGGGTGGACATCGGCGTGTACATGGACGGCGTGTATGGAGACGCCTGCTACACCTACACGGTGGGGCCGGTGCGCCCCGAGGTGCAGGCGCTGGTGGACACGACCCGCGAGTGCCTCGCCGCCGGGCTGGAGCAGGTGCGGCCGGGGGGACGCACGGGCGACATCGGCCACGCGATCCAGACCCTCGCCGAGTCGCGCGGGTTCGGGGTGGTCCGCGAGTACACCGGCCACGGCATCGGCAAGCGCCTGCATGAGGAACCCACCATCTATCACCACGGGGCGCGGTACACCGGCCTCAAGTTGCAGCCCGGCATGGTCTTCACGGTGGAGCCGATGATCAACCTCGGGCGCCCCGAGACGCGCCTGCTCTCCGACGGCTGGACGGTCATCACGGCCGACAAGTCACCCAGCGCCCAGTTCGAGCACACGGTGGTCGTGACGGCGAAGGGGCATGAGATTCTGACGCAGTGA